A window of Chlorobium phaeobacteroides DSM 266 genomic DNA:
ATCTTAATGCTGTTGATGTTGCTGGCGCAGAGCAGATGGTAATGGGTACGGCAAGAAGCATGGGTATAGTTGTCGAGAATTGATATTGTTTGCCAAATTGGCTGTGGGAGGCTTATTGCCGCTTTTTTAACCACTATGAAGGGATAATTAACAATGGCTGGAAAAAAATACAGAGATGCTGTTGCAAAAACGGATCGATTTCAGGAGTACGATCTTGTTGATGCGGTAGAAAAAATCAGGGAGATAACTCAGGTCAAGTTCGATGCTACCATTGATATTGCCATGAAGCTTGGCGTTGATCCTCGTCATGCTGATCAGGTAGTGCGTGGTACCGTCATGCTTCCGCATGGTACCGGCAAGACGGTATCGGTTCTGGTTGTCTGCAAAGAGGCCAAAGCTGAAGAGGCTGTTGCTGCCGGAGCTGATTTTGTGGGGTTTGAAGAGTACGTTGAAAAAATTCAGAACGGCTGGACAGGAGTTGATGTTATCATCGCCACCCCGGACGTTATGGGTCAGCTTGGTAAAGTAGCCAAAATTCTTGGGCCAAGGGGTCTTATGCCCAACCCGAAATCGGGTACCGTTACCATGGATGTGGCCAAGGCGGTCAAGGAAGTAAAAGCCGGTAAAATTGAATTCAGAGTTGACAAGGCAGGAAATGTTCACGCTCCGGTTGGCAAGGTGTCGTTTCAGTCTGAGCAGTTGGTGGAAAATATTACCAGTTTTCTTAAAGAGGTCGTACGTCTTAAGCCATCTGCGGCTAAAGGACAATATGTGCAGGGGATTGCGCTTTCGAGCACCATGTCTCCGAGCGTCAAGGTCAAAAGGGAAAAATTTGTTGCCTAACAATAACGGTTTATACGATGAAGCGAGATAAAAAAGAACAGATTGTCCAGGACGTCGCGGAAAAGATCGACAGGTCACAGGGTATATATTTAACCGAGTTTCAGGGGTTAAGCGTAGCAAAAATGGCTGAACTGCGTAATGAGTTCAGAAAGGCAGGCGTTGAGTATCGGGTGGTTAAAAACACGCTGATTAAAAAAGCGCTCAGAGATCTCTCTTCAGCCGACAGGCTTGCTTCCGGTCTCAAGAGTACGACCGCAGTGGCCTTTGGTTACGATGATCCTCTTGCGCCAGCCAAGATAATCAGAAAGTTCAGCAAGACCAACGAGGCTCTGAAGTTTAAAATGGCATCCATTGACGGCGTTGTGTACGATGCCGATTCACTGCCGGCACTTTCCGAGATGTTGAGCAAGACGGAGAATATCGGTAGAGCGGCAGGTCTGATAAACGGCGTGGTGAGTTCCGTTCCCATGGTTGTCAATGCCGTCGCCAGAAATCTTGTTTCTGTACTCGATCAGATTGCAAAACAGAAACAGTAACATACAACAAAGTCTATTACGCACTCAAGAGAATATTAATTTACAATTAAACAAGAGAGGGAAATAATGTCTATCGAAACACTTGTAGAGGAAATAGGTAAGCTTACTCTTACTGAGGCATCTGAGCTGGTCAAGGCACTGGAAGAGAAGTTTGGCGTAAGCGCAGCTCCTGCTATGATGGCCGGTGTTATGGCTGCAGCGCCTGCTGGCGACGCACCTGCACAGGAAGAAAAAACCGAGTTTGATGTTGTCCTTACTGCCGCTGGCGAAAGCAAAATCAATGTCATCAAGGTTGTTCGTGCACTTACCGGCCTTGGCCTGAAAGAGGCAAAGGATCTGGTTGACGGTGCGCCGAAGACGGTCAAAGAGGGTATTTCAAAGGATGAGGCCGAAAAAGTTGCCAAAGAACTCAAAGATGTTGGAGCATCTGTAGAACTGAAGTGATCTTTTTCAAGCGTCAATACTCCCACAAGCTCCGTGTCCAAGAGATGCGGAGCTTTGTCCGTTTGTCTGATTTTGTCCTGATGCCCGTTTCCCGGTAGTAGTGATAGCGGCTCAGCCGAACATGGATTGTTCGGCTGAGTTTTTGCGGTTCTTTGTAATGACTTAATTTGTTAGATATTCATGCAATTTGATAAAAGCGAGGTGCATGTGAAAGTGGCTGATGCAACACCAACACCGTGTATTGACTTTTCAAAAATTCAGAGTGTTATAGATCCTCCCGACCTATTAAAAGTTCAGTTAGATTCATTTCATAATTTTATACAGGATAGTGTTCCGCTTGCCAAAAGAAGAGATCAGGGTCTGGAGAGAGTGCTTCGCAGTGCATTTCCCATTACTGATACTCGCGGACTATACCTGCTTGAGTATATATCCTACAGTTTCGATAAACCGAAATATACGGTTGAGGATTGTATTGAGCGAGGCCTTACCTATGATGTTTCGCTGAAAGTCAAGCTTAAGCTTTCCTATAAGGATGAGCCTGACGAAGCGGACTGGAAAGAGACAATTCAGCAGGAGGTCTATCTCGGCAGAATTCCCTATATGACTGAACGCGGTACGTTTATTGTCAATGGGGCCGAGCGCGTCGTTGTTGCCCAGTTGCATCGTTCCCCCGGGGTTGTATTCAGCGAAGCTATACATCCTAACGGCAAAAAGATGTATTCGGCCAAGATCGTGCCGACAAGGGGTTCATGGATCGAGTTTCAGACTGATATTAATAATCAGATATTCGTCTATATCGACCAGAAGAAAAACTTTCTGGTTACTGCACTTTTGCGCGCTATCGGGTTTGCAAAAGATGAAGATATTCTCGGCTTGTTCGATCTTGTTGAAGAGGTGAAAATAACCTCGGCGAAAAAAGAGCAGCTTATAGGGCAGTATCTTGCTTCCGATATTGTTGACATGCAGACTGGCGAGGTTGTCAGTGCAAGAACCGCGATTACCGAAGATATTGTCGATCAGATCATTGCTGCAGGATACAAGAGCGTCCGGGTGATGAAAAGCTTTTCCGGGAACGATAAGGGGCCGGACAAATCAATTATTATCAATACTATTCTCAACGATAACTCTGCAACCGAAGAAGAGGCGCTTGAAATAGTATATGAAGAGCTCCGTGCCAACGAGGCTCCTGATATCGACGCGGCAAGAAGTTTTCTTGAACGAACATTTTTTAATCAGAAGAAGTACGATCTTGGCGATGTAGGACGATACCGGATCCGTAAAAAACTAAGCAAGGAGTTTGAAGAGCTGCACGGTTATCTTGACGGGCAGCCCGAGCTTAAAAAACTTTCCGATACTATTTATGAAAAGATTCTCCATACGATTCAATCTTTTTCAGATGAGCCGATTGGAGGAGATATTCTGGTGCTTACCCACTATGATATCATTGCTGTTATTTATTACCTCATAAAACTTGTAAACGGTCAGGCTGAGGTTGACGATGTCGACCATCTTGCAAATCGCCGAGTTCGCTCGGTTGGTGAGCAGCTTGCCGCACAGTTTGTAATAGGTCTGGCAAGAATGGGTAAAAATGTCAGGGAAAAGCTCAATTCAAGAGACTCTGATAAAATAGCACCTTCGGATCTTATCAATGCAAGGACTGTATCAAGCGTCGTATCGAGCTTTTTTGCTACAAGTCAGCTATCGCAGTTCATGGATCAGACCAATCCTCTTGCTGAAATGACGAACAAGCGGAGGGTTTCTGCTCTTGGACCTGGAGGGTTGACTCGTGAACGCGCAGGTTTTGAAGTACGCGACGTTCATTATACGCACTATGGACGCCTTTGTCCTATCGAGACACCGGAAGGTCCCAATATCGGGCTTATTTCTTCCCTCTCGGTCTATGCGGAAATAAACGACAAAGGATTTATTCAGACGCCATACAGGGTGGTGACAAATGGAGTCGTAACCGACACCGTGCTCATGCTGTCGGCTGAAGATGAAGAAAACAAGATAACGGTTCCGGTCAGTATTCCGCTTGATGAGAATATGAAGATTGCGATCGAGTCTGTTCAGGCACGAACGAAAGGCGATTACCCGCTTGTTCCGGCTGAAGACGTCAATTATATGGATGTTTCGCCAGTACAGATTGTCAGTGCTGCAGCAGCCCTGATTCCGTTTCTTGAGCATGATGACGGAAACCGTGCACTTATGGGCGCAAACATGCAGCGCCAGGCAGTTCCGCTGCTTACAGCCGAGGCTCCTATAGTCGGAACCGGTATGGAGTCAAAAGTCGCAAGAGATTCACGTTCAGTTATTCTTGCCGAAGGCGATGGCATTGTCGATGATGTTACTGCTGAATATATCAAGGTTCGCTACGATATTGATGCAGATACCGATGTTCGTTTATCGCTGCTTGATCCTGACGAAGGTTTGAAAACCTACAAGCTGATCAAGTTCAAACGTTCTAACCAGGACACCTGTATTTCCCAGAAACCACTGATCCATATCGGTCAGCGAGTATCGAAAGGAGATGTTCTTGCAGACAGCTCCTCGACGGAAAACGGAGAGCTTGCTCTGGGCAAAAACGTTCTTGTTGCATTCATGCCATGGCGTGGCTATAACTTTGAAGACGCTATTATTCTCAGCGAGCGTCTTGTCTACGACGATGTTTTCACATCGATTCATATTCACGAATTTGAAGCGAATGTTCGGGATACAAAGCGCGGCGAAGAGCAGTTTACGCGCGACATTTACAATGTCAGCGAAGATGCGCTTAGAAATCTCGATGAAAACGGCATTGTTCGTATCGGAGCCGAGGTCAAGGAGAGGGATATACTTGTCGGGAAAATTACTCCGAAAGGCGAAAGCGATCCGACGCCGGAAGAAAAATTGCTCCGTGCGATTTTCGGTGATAAATCAAGCGACGTGAAAGACGCCTCAATGCATGTTCCCGCAGGAATGAAGGGGATAGTCATTAAAACGAAGCTATTCAGCCGCAAGAAAAAGGTCGGGCTTGATATCAAGGAAAAAATAGAGATACTTGAAAAAAAGTACGACTACAAAGAGTACGACTTGCGGAAGAAATTTTTAAAGAGACTGAAACAACTGCTTGAGGGAAAAACTTCAACCGGTATATACAGTGACAAGGGAAAACTGCTTGTAGCTGAGGACGCGGTGTATGATGACAGCGTTCTTGAAAGATTCACGGCTATCCCTTTTCTCGAGTCGATTGATTTTGTCAAGGGAGTTACTCAGTCCGAGAAAGTGAATGAAAATGTGATGTTGCTTGTCAAGGAGTTCCGTCTCAAACTCAAGGATCTGAACGACGAGAGGGACAATGAAAAGTACAAGCTTAACGTTGGAGACGAACTTCCTCCCGGAATCGAGGAGCTTGCAAAAGTCTACATTGCCCAGAAGAGAAAAATCCAGGTGGGTGATAAAATGGCCGGGCGGCATGGTAACAAGGGTGTTGTAGGCAAAATACTTCCTATCGAGGATATGCCGTTTATGGAAAACGGTAAACCTGTTGATATTGTACTTAATCCCCTTGGCGTACCGAGCCGAATGAATATCGGTCAGCTTTACGAAACATCGCTTGGCTGGGCCGGAAAAGAACTTGGTGTCAAATTCAAGACTCCGATTTTTAATGGCGCAACGTACCAGGAAGTACAGCAGGAGCTTGAAAAGGCAGGGCTTCCTTCCCATGGCAAGGTAAGCTTGTATGACGGAAGAACCGGCGAGCAGTTTGATGACGAGGTCACGATAGGGTATATCTATATGCTGAAATTAAGTCATCTGGTTGATGACAAGATTCATGCCCGTTCGACTGGCCCATACTCGCTTATAACCCAGCAGCCACTTGGCGGTAAAGCTCAGTTTGGAGGACAGCGGTTTGGTGAAATGGAGGTATGGGCGCTTGAAGCTTACGGCGCGGCCAATATCCTCAGGGAGATGTTGACAGTCAAATCCGATGATGTTATAGGTCGAAATAAAACCTATGAGGCTATCGTGAAGGGTCAGAATCTACCGGAACCGGGAACGCCGGAGTCATTTAATGTGCTTGTCAGGGAACTGCAGGGTCTCGGTCTTGAAATTCGTATTGACGACAGGGTTCCTTAGTAATCTGGTTATCAGAGGGTGCATCATTAACGGGATTTAATTAAGGTCGTTTTAAAAAGGACATTGACTATGATTTTTTCACAGGGAGCATCGCCGTTAAAAGGTGATTTTTCAAAGATAAAGTTCAGCATAGCGTCCCCGGAAAGTATTCTTGCCCATTCAAGAGGAGAGGTGCTCAAACCGGAGACGATCAACTATCGTACCTTCAAGCCGGAAAGAGATGGTTTGATGTGCGAGAAAATATTTGGTCCCACGAAGGATTGGGAGTGTTATTGCGGTAAATATAAGAGAGTACGCTATAAAGGCATTATCTGCGACCGGTGCGGTGTAGAAGTTACGACCAAAAGCGTTCGCCGAGAGCGTATGGGGCATATATCTCTTGCGGTTCCAGTAGTCCATACCTGGTTTTTCCGCTCTGTTCCGAGCAAGATTGGCGCATTGCTGGATCTGTCGACAAAAGAGCTTGAACGAATCATCTATTACGAGGTCTATGTTGTTATCAATCCGGGTGAGCCCGGGGCAAAACAGGGCATAAAAAAGCTTGATCGGCTCACGGAGGAACAGTACTTCCAGATTATTACGGAGTATGAGGATAATCAGGATCTTGATGATCATGATTCCGACAAGTTTGTAGCAAAAATGGGAGGCGAAGCGATTCGACTTCTTTTGAAGAGCATTGATCTCAACGAGACGGCTATTCATCTTCGCAAAGTCCTCAAGGAGAGTAGTTCGGAACAAAAAAGAGCAGATGCCCTCAAGAGACTGAAGGTCGTCGAGGCATTCAGAAAGAGCTACGAGCCACAGAAGAAGACAAGAAAAAAAGCTGTCGGACTTTTTCCTGAAGATGAACTGCCCGAGCCCTATGTTTTTGAAGGGAACAAGCCGGAATATATGGTTATGGAGGTTGTGCCGGTCATCCCTCCCGAGTTGCGCCCGCTTGTTCCTCTTGAAGGAGGACGGTTTGCGACCTCAGATCTTAACGATCTGTACAGAAGGGTGATTATTCGCAACAACCGGCTGAAAAAATTAATTGATATTCGCGCTCCAGAGGTTATTCTCCGAAACGAGAAGAGGATGCTGCAGGAAGCCGTAGACGCTCTGTTCGACAATTCCCGTAAGGCAAATGCCGTGAAAACGGGAGAGTCCAATCGTCCGCTGAAGTCGCTTTCCGACGCCTTAAAAGGCAAGCAGGGTCGTTTCCGTCAGAACCTGCTCGGTAAAAGGGTTGACTATTCAGGGCGTTCAGTTATTGTGGTTGGACCAGAGTTGAAACTGCACGAATGCGGTTTGCCAAAAAGCATGGCCATCGAACTGTTTCAGCCGTTTGTAATACGCAGGCTTGTAGAGCGCGGCATTGCCAAATCGGTTAAATCCGCTAAAAAGCTGATCGACAAGAAAGATCAGGTGGTCTGGGATGTGCTCGAAAAAGTTATTGATGGCAGGCCCGTTCTGCTGAACAGGGCGCCGACGCTGCACCGTCTTGGCATTCAGGCGTTTCAGCCAGTGCTTATCGAGGGAAAGGCCATTCAGATTCATCCGCTGGTTTGTACCGCGTTCAACGCCGACTTTGACGGTGACCAGATGGCTGTTCATGTGCCCCTCTCGCAGGAAGCACAGCTCGAAGCTGCACTGTTAATGCTGTCGTCTCATAATCTTATCCTTCCGCAGTCAGGAAAGCCCGTAACCGTCCCTTCGCAGGACATGGTACTCGGCATGTATTATCTTACCAAATCGCGGCCAGGCGATCCTGGAGAAGGGCGTATATTCTACAGCGATGAAGATGTGCTTATTGCATACAACGAAGACAGAATCGGCCTTCACGCACAGATATTCGTTCATTTTAACGGAGCGGTTGATCAGAAATTTGATCCGCTTCGCGTTCTTGATACCATAGTTGATCCAAAGTCCGAAAAATATACATGGCTGAAATCGCAGCTTGAAAAGAAGACTATTCTGTTGACTACCGTTGGCAGGGTGATTTTTAACCAGAACGTTCCGGACTCGATTGGTTTTATTAACAGAGTTATCGATAAAAAGGTAGCAAAGGAACTGATCGGTCGATTGAGCAGCGACGTTGGTAATGTCGAAACAGCAAAGTTCCTTGATAATATCAAAGAGGTCGGGTTCCATTATGCCATGAAGGGAGGACTTTCAGTTGGTCTTTCCGATGCTATTGTGCCCGATACGAAGGTGCGCCATATCAAGAACGCGCAAAAAGACAGTACGAAGGTTGTCAAGGAGTACAACAGAGGAACGCTGACAGACAACGAACGTTATAATCAGATCGTGGATGTCTGGCAGAAAACCTCCAATATCGTTGCAGAAGAGTCCTATCAGAAGCTGAAAAAGGACAGGGAAGGTTTCAATCCGCTCTACATGATGCTTGATTCCGGAGCCCGAGGCTCCCGCGAGCAGGTAAGGCAGTTAACCGGTATGCGAGGTCTGATAGCCCGCCCGCAGAAATCCATGTCAGGCCAGCCTGGCGAAATTATCGAAAATCCGATTATTTCTAATCTTAAGGAAGGGTTGACGGTTCTTGAGTATTTCATTTCAACGCACGGTGCCCGTAAAGGTCTTTCCGATACTTCGTTGAAAACCGCCGACGCTGGATACCTTACCAGACGACTGCATGATGTCGCGCAGGATGTAATTGTTACCATCGAAGACTGCGGCACGACACGCGGATTGCATGTGTATCGGAATATCGAGGAGGAGACAAGCGGCCAGATCAAGTTCCGTGAAAAAATCAGGGGACGCGTAGCTGCAAGAGACATCTATGACACGCTGAACAATAATGTGATTGTCAAGGCAGGAGAGATCATTACCGAAGAACTGGGTGATCTTATTCAGGAAACAGCGGGTGTTGAGGAAGCAGAAATCCGATCGGTGCTCACCTGCGAGTCAAAGATCGGCATCTGTTCAAAATGTTATGGCACGAACCTCTCGGTACATCAGATCGTTGAAATAGGCGAAGCCGTAGGTGTTATTGCCGCACAGTCGATCGGCGAGCCTGGTACGCAGTTGACGCTTCGTACCTTCCACCAGGGCGGTACGGCGCAGGGCGGTATATCAGAAACCGAGACGAAAGCGTTCTATGAAGGGCAGCTTGAGTTCGAAGATCTTAAAACCGTTGAACACAGTGCCATTACCGAGGATGGCGTTGAGGAGATTCGAATCATTGTTGTTCAGAAAAACGGCAAGATTAATATTGTTGACCCTGATTCAGGTAAAATCCTGAAGCGCTATGTTGTTCCTCATGGCGCACATCTGCATTGCAATGCAAAGGCTCTTGTCAAAAAGGATCAGGTGCTTTTCAGCAGCGAGCCAAACAGTACCCAGATTATTGCCGAATTGCATGGTCGTGTCAAATTTGCCGATATAGAAAAAGGCGTTACCTATAAGGAAGAGGTTGATCCGCAGACCGGTTTTGCTCAGCACACCATTATCAACTGGCGCTCGAAACTCAGGGCGAACGAGACTCGGGAGCCAAGGGTTCTCATTATCGACGAGAGTGGCGAAGTGAGAAAAAACTATCCCGTACCGATCAAGTCAAATCTCTATGTCGAGGATGGTCAGAAGATTGTACCTGGCGATATCATTGCCAAAGTACCCAGAAACCTTGATCGTGCAGGAGGAGATATTACGGCGGGTCTTCC
This region includes:
- the rplA gene encoding 50S ribosomal protein L1: MAGKKYRDAVAKTDRFQEYDLVDAVEKIREITQVKFDATIDIAMKLGVDPRHADQVVRGTVMLPHGTGKTVSVLVVCKEAKAEEAVAAGADFVGFEEYVEKIQNGWTGVDVIIATPDVMGQLGKVAKILGPRGLMPNPKSGTVTMDVAKAVKEVKAGKIEFRVDKAGNVHAPVGKVSFQSEQLVENITSFLKEVVRLKPSAAKGQYVQGIALSSTMSPSVKVKREKFVA
- the rplJ gene encoding 50S ribosomal protein L10 translates to MKRDKKEQIVQDVAEKIDRSQGIYLTEFQGLSVAKMAELRNEFRKAGVEYRVVKNTLIKKALRDLSSADRLASGLKSTTAVAFGYDDPLAPAKIIRKFSKTNEALKFKMASIDGVVYDADSLPALSEMLSKTENIGRAAGLINGVVSSVPMVVNAVARNLVSVLDQIAKQKQ
- the rplL gene encoding 50S ribosomal protein L7/L12, translating into MSIETLVEEIGKLTLTEASELVKALEEKFGVSAAPAMMAGVMAAAPAGDAPAQEEKTEFDVVLTAAGESKINVIKVVRALTGLGLKEAKDLVDGAPKTVKEGISKDEAEKVAKELKDVGASVELK
- the rpoB gene encoding DNA-directed RNA polymerase subunit beta — protein: MQFDKSEVHVKVADATPTPCIDFSKIQSVIDPPDLLKVQLDSFHNFIQDSVPLAKRRDQGLERVLRSAFPITDTRGLYLLEYISYSFDKPKYTVEDCIERGLTYDVSLKVKLKLSYKDEPDEADWKETIQQEVYLGRIPYMTERGTFIVNGAERVVVAQLHRSPGVVFSEAIHPNGKKMYSAKIVPTRGSWIEFQTDINNQIFVYIDQKKNFLVTALLRAIGFAKDEDILGLFDLVEEVKITSAKKEQLIGQYLASDIVDMQTGEVVSARTAITEDIVDQIIAAGYKSVRVMKSFSGNDKGPDKSIIINTILNDNSATEEEALEIVYEELRANEAPDIDAARSFLERTFFNQKKYDLGDVGRYRIRKKLSKEFEELHGYLDGQPELKKLSDTIYEKILHTIQSFSDEPIGGDILVLTHYDIIAVIYYLIKLVNGQAEVDDVDHLANRRVRSVGEQLAAQFVIGLARMGKNVREKLNSRDSDKIAPSDLINARTVSSVVSSFFATSQLSQFMDQTNPLAEMTNKRRVSALGPGGLTRERAGFEVRDVHYTHYGRLCPIETPEGPNIGLISSLSVYAEINDKGFIQTPYRVVTNGVVTDTVLMLSAEDEENKITVPVSIPLDENMKIAIESVQARTKGDYPLVPAEDVNYMDVSPVQIVSAAAALIPFLEHDDGNRALMGANMQRQAVPLLTAEAPIVGTGMESKVARDSRSVILAEGDGIVDDVTAEYIKVRYDIDADTDVRLSLLDPDEGLKTYKLIKFKRSNQDTCISQKPLIHIGQRVSKGDVLADSSSTENGELALGKNVLVAFMPWRGYNFEDAIILSERLVYDDVFTSIHIHEFEANVRDTKRGEEQFTRDIYNVSEDALRNLDENGIVRIGAEVKERDILVGKITPKGESDPTPEEKLLRAIFGDKSSDVKDASMHVPAGMKGIVIKTKLFSRKKKVGLDIKEKIEILEKKYDYKEYDLRKKFLKRLKQLLEGKTSTGIYSDKGKLLVAEDAVYDDSVLERFTAIPFLESIDFVKGVTQSEKVNENVMLLVKEFRLKLKDLNDERDNEKYKLNVGDELPPGIEELAKVYIAQKRKIQVGDKMAGRHGNKGVVGKILPIEDMPFMENGKPVDIVLNPLGVPSRMNIGQLYETSLGWAGKELGVKFKTPIFNGATYQEVQQELEKAGLPSHGKVSLYDGRTGEQFDDEVTIGYIYMLKLSHLVDDKIHARSTGPYSLITQQPLGGKAQFGGQRFGEMEVWALEAYGAANILREMLTVKSDDVIGRNKTYEAIVKGQNLPEPGTPESFNVLVRELQGLGLEIRIDDRVP
- the rpoC gene encoding DNA-directed RNA polymerase subunit beta'; translation: MIFSQGASPLKGDFSKIKFSIASPESILAHSRGEVLKPETINYRTFKPERDGLMCEKIFGPTKDWECYCGKYKRVRYKGIICDRCGVEVTTKSVRRERMGHISLAVPVVHTWFFRSVPSKIGALLDLSTKELERIIYYEVYVVINPGEPGAKQGIKKLDRLTEEQYFQIITEYEDNQDLDDHDSDKFVAKMGGEAIRLLLKSIDLNETAIHLRKVLKESSSEQKRADALKRLKVVEAFRKSYEPQKKTRKKAVGLFPEDELPEPYVFEGNKPEYMVMEVVPVIPPELRPLVPLEGGRFATSDLNDLYRRVIIRNNRLKKLIDIRAPEVILRNEKRMLQEAVDALFDNSRKANAVKTGESNRPLKSLSDALKGKQGRFRQNLLGKRVDYSGRSVIVVGPELKLHECGLPKSMAIELFQPFVIRRLVERGIAKSVKSAKKLIDKKDQVVWDVLEKVIDGRPVLLNRAPTLHRLGIQAFQPVLIEGKAIQIHPLVCTAFNADFDGDQMAVHVPLSQEAQLEAALLMLSSHNLILPQSGKPVTVPSQDMVLGMYYLTKSRPGDPGEGRIFYSDEDVLIAYNEDRIGLHAQIFVHFNGAVDQKFDPLRVLDTIVDPKSEKYTWLKSQLEKKTILLTTVGRVIFNQNVPDSIGFINRVIDKKVAKELIGRLSSDVGNVETAKFLDNIKEVGFHYAMKGGLSVGLSDAIVPDTKVRHIKNAQKDSTKVVKEYNRGTLTDNERYNQIVDVWQKTSNIVAEESYQKLKKDREGFNPLYMMLDSGARGSREQVRQLTGMRGLIARPQKSMSGQPGEIIENPIISNLKEGLTVLEYFISTHGARKGLSDTSLKTADAGYLTRRLHDVAQDVIVTIEDCGTTRGLHVYRNIEEETSGQIKFREKIRGRVAARDIYDTLNNNVIVKAGEIITEELGDLIQETAGVEEAEIRSVLTCESKIGICSKCYGTNLSVHQIVEIGEAVGVIAAQSIGEPGTQLTLRTFHQGGTAQGGISETETKAFYEGQLEFEDLKTVEHSAITEDGVEEIRIIVVQKNGKINIVDPDSGKILKRYVVPHGAHLHCNAKALVKKDQVLFSSEPNSTQIIAELHGRVKFADIEKGVTYKEEVDPQTGFAQHTIINWRSKLRANETREPRVLIIDESGEVRKNYPVPIKSNLYVEDGQKIVPGDIIAKVPRNLDRAGGDITAGLPKVTELFEARIPSDPAIVSEIDGYVSFGSQRRSSKEIKVKNDFGEEKVYYVQVGKHVLANEGDEVKAGDAMTDGAVSPQDILRIQGPNAVQQYLVNEIQKVYQINAGVEINDKHLEVIVRQMLQKVRVEEPGDTELLPGDLIDRSAFVEANNNVAEKVRVTEKGDAPSRIQEGQLYKTRDITKLNRELRKNSKNLVAFEPALQATSHPVLLGITSAALQTESVISAASFQETTKVLTDAAVAGKIDYLAGLKENVIVGKLIPAGTGLKRYRNLTLTGESVETISHDASDDASTQNGI